CGCCAGGCCAAGCATCTCAACGGGCGCCCCAAGAgcggggcggcgggggcggggagcCAAGGGGGCGGGCCAGCCATGTCCCACGCGACCTACTACGAGTGTGAGCCCCGGGGTGGCCAGCAGCCGCTGGAGTTCCCGGGGGCCCGCGCAGGGCCCGGGGGCCTGGGAGACATGTGCGAGCAGGAGACCTCCATCGACCTGTCGGCCTACATCGAGTCTGGGGAGGAACAGCTCCTGTCCGACCTCTTCGCTGTGAAGCCAGCTCCGGAGGCCCGCGGCCTCAAGGTCCCGGGGACCCCTGCTTTTCCTCACTACCTGCCACCGGACCCTCGGCCCTTTGCCTACCCAGCACACACCTTCGGCCCCGACAGGAAGGCCTTGGGGCCTGGCATCTACAGCAGCCCGGGGAGCTACGACCCCAGGGCTGTGGCCGTGAAGGAGGAGCCTCGGGGACCGGAGGGCAGCAGAGGTGCTGGCCGCAGCAGCGGTGGCTATAACCCTCTGCAGTACCAGGTAGCACACTGTGGGCAGACGGCCATGCACCTGTCCCCCGCCCTGGCGGCCCCCAACCAGCCCCTGCGCGTCCTCAAGGTAAGAGGTGACCAgtactcctccctgcgacccagggctggagagaggctggtgggaggGGGAAACGTTGAATTCCTGCTAATGGAGTCGGTTTGGGGATTGCCCTTTGGAACACACGCGCACGGCTGTGTGGGGCCCCACTTGacttctctgggaacctactctcACCCTGGGCCCCACCATGTGGCTGGACCCCAACGTGTGACCGGCTGACCTGCCCTGATCTCTACCCTCTTtcccacttctctgctgcccaCCCTATGCTCCCCTCCTCCTGTTCCCCTGCCACATGCTTCCAGAAGTGCCCGCAGGTGGTAGATGGACGGAGTCCTGGACAGGGGGTTGGGGTGCCAAGCAGGTGTCTGGGCCACTTCTTCCCCAGAGGCGGGACCAGGCCGGTTTTGAGCGGGGCGGTAGCCGCTGGCTGCAGCCGCCTCGCCTGCTGCTCTGccagcctgtctctctctctgcccctccgtGCCTTCCCCTCAGGGCCCTATGGCCTCCGGGGGACAGCCCTGCAGCCCCCTCCTCAAGGCGCCCTCCCCGGCGGGCTCCTCGCACAAGGGCAAGAAAGCCGTGAACAAAGACAGCCTGGAGTACCGGCTGCGGAGGGAGCGCAACAACATCGCCGTGCGCAAGAGCCGCGACAAGGCCAAGAGGCGGATCCTGGAGACGCAGCAGAAGGTGCTGGAATACATGACCGAGAACGAGAGCCTCCGCCGGCGCGTGGAGCAGCTCACCCAGGAGCTGGACACGCTGCGAAACCTCTTCCGCCAGATCCCCGAGGCCGCCAACCTTATTAAGGGTGTGGGGGACTGCGGCTGAGCCTCGGGGCCCCAGCCTGCCTGGCCCAGCTTGACCTTGGGGGAACCCTCCCTGGCTGGGGCCTGGAGCTGCTCCCAGCCCTAGACCGCAAACCATGGACTGATGATGGAAGCAGCAGGGtggggtggcaaggagggtgagccCCACCATAAGTGACCCTGCGCCTGAATAAAATTGCACTCTAACTTGGTGCTGGGGCTGGGTcccactcgtgtgtgtgtgtgtgtgtgtgtgtgtgctcatgtacatgtttgtatatgTGGCGTGGGGaccatcaccccaccccccagagcaAGAACCGTATATGGCTGGGTCTGTATCCCTCTTATGTCCATCCCCAAATGAATGTGCAGAAATAGGGACACACTGCCAAGGGCTGGTCCCCATGGCCAGCTGTGCTCTTCCCCTCCCTGGGACCACTTCTGGTCtctggaagcaggggcagccgctCCACCCGCCAAGCCCTAGCACAGCCTCTGGATCCTCTTCTACCAAAGACAGATGTGACCGTCTGGAAGGCGTAGCACCGCGTACAAGAAACCCCTTGTGCCCAGGCTGCTGGTTCCGGCTCCGTCTTTGACCCTGAAGCCAAGGCCTGGGGGTTCCTGCCTAGGTGACCAAGGGGGATCCCACATGGCTCTTGCTTCTGCACCCACTTCTCTGCAGGCCCACAGTGCCCCTTCCACGAGACCAAGCCCCTCAGGCTCCCATTTCCCCACCCTCACACCATCCTTCTTCCCCGGTGTCCCCACCCCCTAAGATGTGAACGTCTGAGTGCGCAGGGCAGGCGGGGAGGGAGTGTGTTGGGGAAAGCCTTAAGGTCTGATttgtatatgaaaaaaaaaaaaaatgttgacaATGAGGAGGAAAACAACAGCCTACCGGTGCCAGGAAACCCCAAAGCCAGAGTGCTTCCTTTTTCCAGGAAGGACAGCTGGGAAATGGAGCCCAGGTGGTCTGTGGACCAGGCATTCCATGACCACCCACAAGGCCAATAGTTCAACCCACCACAGGAGGGTCTTGGTTCCCccctaaagatttgcagtctcagaagcgtGATAGAGGGATACTGAGTCAGAGGGGACTCAATAGGGTAGGTTTGGTGTTAAAAACTCCAAACCCAGACTCACAGGCTTCGAGCGTGGTGGGACATTGCGGTGGACGGGGGGGagcgggggaggaggaagaggaagaggacatGGCCCTGGCCATGGGGTTCTGGGCTCTGGTCAGCAGGTAGGAGGTGGTAGGGGAGCCCCTGCTCCAGCTCCTCAGCTGCACGAGGGTTCACACGACTCCCTCCCCTTGGCTCTGCTGGGACACCATTTCCTCCAGCCCCCATCGGCTCCCCCAGAGGAGCAATGAGGACAACTGAGAGCAGGACCACTGCGATTTGAATGTGGTGTTCAAAGAACACCCAAATCACACCATGTCCTGGGTCACAGCATGTACTATGGAATGTATGCAGCCGGGCAGACCTGTGGAGGAATATGTGTTAGGTGGGTGGAGGGGCATTTTCCTAGAGCAGAAAGATCCTTAGAGGAGACCTCACGGAACCATCACGTCGCACCGGTGAGGAAAATGCCACcttggagaggggaggggggttgCCTAAAGGATAGCACTGCTGGTTAGTGAGAGGCACAAACCGAACAGGAGCCTCATAAAATCACAGATCTCATGAGGTGCTGGGGAGACCTCAGGAGATCGTCTGGTGGGCTCTGGCCTCAAACAAGCCAGATAGTGTGAGCCACATTCTCTAGATAAAGCAGTTGAGGGCCAGAAGGGATAAGAGCGTCTCTTACGCTCCGACCCTTTCCTGTCTCGGCCCAGGGCACCTGCCCTCCCCCTTtccggctcctcctcctccttggcaCAGGGTGGGGCACGAAAGTCTCACCCAACAGGTCATGTCAGAGGCCCTCGGGCAGAATGAGATCCAAAGCCTGGCCTCGGCCacccccagccactccgaggACACTCCTGGGAAAGTCTTCCTCGAGAGAGGAGAGGTCACCGAGGAGCAGAGACTGGGTCCTGGAGCTGCCAGTGTTTCCTCAGTCAGTCTCCACCCCGCCCCATCCCTAAAGGGTTAGAGCCTGCCTCCTGTGGCACCATGGGTACCCAGCCTACCACCCAGGATCAATCCTTTACCTGCCCCGGCTTCCATGTCCCTAAGTGCCCACCCACCCAGACAGATGGCCAGACCTGACCCAGATAGAGGACACATTCCCTCgccggcccgcccgcccgcctgctTCAGGCCTGTTGAGGGACTCCCTCGGGGAGTTGCCTGCATTTGGCAGAGGGAGAGGTGATCTCTGTAGCCTTCTAGGGGAATCCTGGAACCTCCCTTTCTGCCCAGAAGGCTAAGTT
This genomic stretch from Tenrec ecaudatus isolate mTenEca1 chromosome 14, mTenEca1.hap1, whole genome shotgun sequence harbors:
- the CEBPE gene encoding CCAAT/enhancer-binding protein epsilon; this encodes MSHATYYECEPRGGQQPLEFPGARAGPGGLGDMCEQETSIDLSAYIESGEEQLLSDLFAVKPAPEARGLKVPGTPAFPHYLPPDPRPFAYPAHTFGPDRKALGPGIYSSPGSYDPRAVAVKEEPRGPEGSRGAGRSSGGYNPLQYQVAHCGQTAMHLSPALAAPNQPLRVLKGPMASGGQPCSPLLKAPSPAGSSHKGKKAVNKDSLEYRLRRERNNIAVRKSRDKAKRRILETQQKVLEYMTENESLRRRVEQLTQELDTLRNLFRQIPEAANLIKGVGDCG